From Microbacterium sp. YJN-G, a single genomic window includes:
- a CDS encoding AAA family ATPase, whose product MTRRLVVVAGLPGVGKTSVAEALAERCGTVHLSIDVIEEAILACGLPLGWKVGVAAYEAARAMAELNLRLGHDIVVDAVNDSDAARQTWRTAASRTDARLDFVHLMLPDEQEHERRLQNRERGLAHVGEPTWADVQRRRAEYAVWSDDVLEYDTSARSIDEIADALVARLNGAGIRQRSD is encoded by the coding sequence GTGACCCGGCGCCTGGTGGTGGTCGCTGGTCTTCCGGGAGTCGGGAAGACCAGCGTCGCTGAGGCGCTCGCCGAGCGATGCGGTACGGTTCACCTCTCCATCGACGTGATCGAAGAGGCGATCCTCGCCTGCGGGCTGCCGTTGGGCTGGAAGGTGGGCGTCGCCGCCTATGAAGCTGCCCGCGCGATGGCCGAACTGAATCTGCGGCTGGGACACGACATCGTGGTCGACGCGGTCAACGACAGTGATGCGGCGCGGCAGACCTGGCGAACAGCCGCCTCGCGAACCGACGCGCGACTCGACTTCGTGCACCTCATGCTCCCCGATGAGCAGGAGCATGAGCGGCGCCTTCAGAACAGGGAACGCGGCCTCGCGCATGTAGGCGAGCCGACCTGGGCTGACGTTCAGCGCCGTCGCGCCGAGTACGCCGTCTGGTCCGATGACGTGCTCGAGTACGACACATCGGCGCGAAGCATCGACGAGATCGCAGACGCGCTTGTCGCGCGGCTCAATGGCGCCGGGATCCGGCAGCGATCGGATTGA
- a CDS encoding tellurite resistance/C4-dicarboxylate transporter family protein produces the protein MNPVRESIAQLAPGYFAAVMGTGIVSIGLHDVGVEPLSIAMMWIAAVLYLVLWVMYVWRAIAYPHQVVADLRNPEIAFAFFTVVAATDVLGVRLAKEGLIGIAAPLFLLAAALWFVFGYVLPWQVLMTRDGKPILARANGTWFIWAVASQSLAVGMAQLRPHADAVAAPWVGLLAVLAWSVGAILYAAMAMLVLLRVVHFGVTPVQFDPAYWVAMGALAIAVVAGAGIVETGRTPMVDAVRPLIAATVVIFWVFCLWLIPLLIGAGFWRHLVHRVPLRYVPTLWSMVFPIGMFAVASISLGTADELPAAGAVGRVALVVAVLVWAVVFIAMLHRAFRTVWDTLHPRSVAVSA, from the coding sequence ATGAATCCGGTTCGGGAGTCGATCGCCCAGCTGGCGCCGGGCTACTTCGCGGCCGTGATGGGCACCGGCATCGTGTCGATCGGGCTGCACGACGTCGGCGTCGAGCCGCTGTCGATCGCAATGATGTGGATCGCGGCCGTGCTGTACCTGGTGCTGTGGGTGATGTACGTCTGGCGCGCGATCGCGTACCCGCATCAGGTCGTGGCAGATCTGCGGAACCCCGAGATCGCATTCGCCTTCTTCACCGTGGTGGCCGCCACCGACGTGCTCGGGGTGCGCCTGGCCAAGGAAGGGCTGATCGGCATCGCCGCGCCGCTGTTCCTGCTCGCCGCCGCGCTCTGGTTCGTGTTCGGCTACGTGCTGCCCTGGCAGGTGCTGATGACTCGCGACGGCAAACCCATTCTCGCCCGCGCGAACGGCACCTGGTTCATCTGGGCCGTGGCCAGCCAATCGCTGGCCGTCGGAATGGCGCAGCTGCGCCCCCATGCGGATGCCGTGGCCGCACCGTGGGTGGGCCTGCTCGCGGTGCTCGCGTGGTCAGTGGGCGCCATCCTGTACGCGGCGATGGCGATGCTCGTGCTGCTGCGCGTCGTGCACTTCGGCGTGACGCCGGTGCAGTTCGATCCGGCCTACTGGGTCGCGATGGGTGCACTGGCGATCGCGGTGGTGGCGGGGGCGGGCATCGTCGAGACCGGCCGGACGCCCATGGTGGATGCCGTGAGACCGCTGATCGCCGCGACCGTCGTGATCTTCTGGGTGTTCTGCCTATGGCTCATCCCGCTGCTGATCGGCGCGGGCTTCTGGCGTCACCTGGTGCATCGCGTGCCGCTGCGCTACGTGCCGACGCTGTGGTCGATGGTCTTCCCGATCGGCATGTTCGCGGTGGCCTCGATCTCACTCGGCACCGCCGATGAGCTTCCGGCGGCTGGCGCCGTCGGCCGAGTGGCGCTCGTCGTCGCCGTGCTCGTGTGGGCGGTCGTGTTCATCGCGATGCTGCACCGCGCGTTCCGCACGGTGTGGGACACGCTGCACCCGCGCTCCGTCGCGGTGAGCGCCTGA
- a CDS encoding ribonucleoside triphosphate reductase — protein sequence MRTPESRPEPRTVEVGSTIDEYLSRGDWRVNANANQGYSLGGLILNSAGKLIANYWLDEVYAPEAGIAHREGDLHIHDLDMFAGYCAGWSLRMLLEEGFNGAPGKIASSAPKHLTSALGQMVNFLGTLQNEWAGAQAFSSFDTYLAPFVRLDGLTYEQVEQAIQEFIFNLNVPSRWGTQTPFTNLTFDWTVPDDLAEQHPLIGGAVCDFTYADLTEEMAVINRAFIAVMSQGDSDGRSFTFPIPTYNITKDFDWDGPLVDELFAMTAKYGLPYFQNFVNSDLDPHMIRSMCCRLQLDLTELLKRGNGLFGSAEQTGSLGVVTVNCARLGFVHSGDMDAVLHRLDELVEIARDTLEAKRRVIDHHIEGGLFPYTKRYLGNLNNHFSTIGVNGLNEFVRNFTRDTTDITSDEGQELVGALLDHVRARMVEFQEATGNMYNLEASPAEGATYRLAKSDIERFGKAIVHAGTEANPYYTNSSQLPVGYTDDAFEAMELQEALQGKYTGGTVLHLYMGEAMVSAEACKTLVRRCLAGFRLPYITVTPTFSICPQHGYVSGHHEECPDCGQQCEVWTRVMGYFRPISSFNIGKKGEAAERLYFDQALVPSA from the coding sequence ATGCGCACACCGGAATCCCGCCCCGAACCGCGAACGGTCGAGGTCGGAAGCACGATCGACGAATACCTCTCGCGCGGCGACTGGCGCGTCAACGCGAATGCCAACCAGGGCTACTCGCTGGGAGGCCTGATCCTCAACTCAGCCGGCAAGCTGATCGCCAACTACTGGCTCGACGAGGTCTACGCTCCCGAGGCGGGCATCGCCCACCGCGAGGGCGACCTGCACATCCACGACCTGGACATGTTCGCCGGGTACTGCGCCGGCTGGTCGCTGCGCATGCTGCTGGAGGAGGGCTTCAACGGCGCCCCCGGCAAGATCGCATCGTCCGCGCCGAAGCACCTCACCAGCGCGCTCGGGCAGATGGTCAACTTCCTGGGCACCCTGCAGAACGAGTGGGCCGGCGCGCAGGCGTTCAGCTCGTTCGACACCTACCTCGCCCCGTTCGTGCGTCTGGACGGACTGACCTACGAGCAGGTCGAGCAGGCGATCCAGGAGTTCATCTTCAACCTCAACGTCCCCTCGCGCTGGGGCACGCAGACCCCGTTCACGAACCTGACGTTCGACTGGACCGTTCCCGACGACCTCGCCGAGCAGCACCCGCTCATCGGTGGCGCCGTGTGCGACTTCACGTACGCCGATCTCACCGAGGAGATGGCCGTGATCAACCGTGCGTTCATCGCGGTGATGAGCCAGGGCGACTCCGACGGACGCTCGTTCACCTTCCCGATCCCCACCTACAACATCACCAAGGATTTCGACTGGGACGGACCGCTCGTCGACGAGCTCTTCGCGATGACCGCGAAGTACGGCCTGCCCTATTTCCAGAACTTCGTGAACTCCGACCTCGACCCGCACATGATCCGCTCGATGTGCTGCCGTCTGCAGCTCGACCTGACCGAGCTGCTCAAGCGCGGCAATGGACTGTTCGGCTCCGCCGAGCAGACCGGATCGCTCGGTGTGGTGACGGTGAACTGCGCGCGGCTCGGCTTCGTGCACTCCGGTGACATGGATGCTGTGCTGCACCGCCTCGACGAGCTGGTCGAGATCGCCCGCGACACCCTCGAGGCCAAGCGCCGCGTGATCGATCACCACATCGAGGGCGGGCTGTTCCCGTACACCAAGCGGTACCTGGGCAACCTGAACAATCACTTCTCGACGATCGGGGTGAACGGGCTCAACGAGTTCGTGCGCAACTTCACGCGCGACACCACCGACATCACCTCGGATGAGGGACAGGAGCTCGTCGGTGCTCTGCTCGACCACGTGCGGGCGCGCATGGTCGAGTTCCAGGAGGCCACCGGCAACATGTACAACCTCGAGGCCAGCCCCGCGGAGGGTGCGACGTACCGGCTCGCGAAGTCGGACATCGAGCGGTTCGGCAAGGCGATCGTGCACGCCGGCACCGAGGCGAACCCGTACTACACGAACTCGTCGCAGCTGCCGGTCGGGTACACCGACGACGCGTTCGAGGCGATGGAGTTGCAGGAGGCGCTGCAGGGCAAGTACACCGGCGGCACGGTGCTGCACCTGTACATGGGCGAGGCGATGGTCTCGGCTGAGGCGTGCAAGACGCTGGTGCGCCGGTGCCTGGCCGGCTTCCGCCTGCCGTACATCACGGTCACCCCGACCTTCTCGATCTGCCCGCAGCACGGCTACGTGTCGGGTCACCACGAGGAGTGCCCCGACTGCGGCCAGCAGTGCGAGGTGTGGACGCGCGTGATGGGCTACTTCCGCCCGATCTCGTCGTTCAACATCGGCAAGAAGGGCGAGGCTGCCGAGCGGCTGTACTTCGACCAGGCACTGGTGCCGTCAGCATGA
- a CDS encoding Fe-S cluster assembly protein HesB: MLTLTENANTIAATIVAQQATTPDAGLRIHSSGTEAEPRFAVTIVPTAEPGDAVIGDEDLHVFLEKAAAEALDDKVLDAAVDEQGAVSFTLLPQPA, from the coding sequence TTGCTCACCCTGACCGAGAACGCCAACACGATCGCGGCGACAATCGTCGCCCAGCAGGCCACGACCCCGGATGCGGGACTGCGCATCCACTCGTCGGGTACGGAGGCCGAGCCGCGCTTCGCGGTGACCATCGTCCCGACCGCCGAACCCGGTGACGCGGTCATCGGCGACGAGGACCTGCACGTCTTCCTCGAGAAGGCCGCTGCCGAGGCTCTCGACGACAAGGTGCTCGATGCCGCCGTCGACGAGCAGGGGGCGGTGTCGTTCACGCTGCTCCCCCAGCCGGCCTGA
- a CDS encoding alpha/beta fold hydrolase, with translation MTEPSIFEPAGRAVPFVEEGEGPVTLALITNRALEADGLGVIAHYLAEEAGFRVIRIGARAAADGITASDRAADAAAVLAHLGIADTWIGGHGHGGTVARVFAAQHHELVNGLLLLGVEDEQIALASGIPVLIIQAENDEVTHAAHAEALQATAPERASIARIAGADHYFPATHPIETAVVIEEYLDWD, from the coding sequence GTGACTGAACCCAGCATCTTCGAGCCCGCGGGACGCGCCGTGCCCTTCGTCGAAGAGGGCGAGGGGCCGGTCACCCTGGCGCTGATCACGAACCGCGCTCTCGAGGCCGACGGCCTCGGCGTCATAGCGCACTACCTCGCCGAGGAGGCGGGGTTCCGCGTCATCCGCATCGGCGCGCGTGCCGCAGCCGACGGCATCACCGCATCCGACCGTGCCGCCGACGCGGCCGCGGTGCTCGCGCATCTCGGGATCGCCGACACCTGGATCGGCGGACACGGTCACGGCGGCACCGTCGCCCGCGTCTTCGCCGCACAGCACCACGAGCTCGTCAACGGCCTGCTGCTGCTGGGCGTGGAGGACGAGCAGATCGCCCTGGCCTCCGGCATCCCGGTCCTGATCATCCAGGCCGAGAACGACGAGGTCACTCACGCCGCTCACGCCGAGGCGCTGCAGGCGACGGCGCCCGAGCGCGCGAGCATCGCACGCATCGCCGGCGCCGATCACTACTTCCCCGCCACCCACCCGATCGAGACCGCGGTCGTGATCGAGGAGTACCTCGACTGGGATTGA
- a CDS encoding NAD(P)H-dependent oxidoreductase, whose amino-acid sequence MTHSVVVVAHPRQGSFVHALGEAAAAALSDAGHEVVVHDLYVDGFNPVLDPAEATTTRQAGESAFTAGADALTARYRRDLSTAHTLVVAHPNWWGKPPAIMAGWMDPVLAPGVVYELQSADGEPTSLLPLRRLVVLNTGDTPLQRETEFFGDPLASIWERCVGAYLGDATVGRLLATPLGGSTPEQRQAWLAEARRLAVSAG is encoded by the coding sequence GTGACGCATTCGGTGGTAGTCGTGGCCCATCCCCGTCAGGGCAGCTTCGTGCACGCGCTCGGCGAGGCCGCCGCGGCGGCGCTCTCGGATGCCGGACACGAGGTCGTCGTCCACGACCTGTACGTCGACGGCTTCAACCCGGTGCTCGATCCCGCTGAGGCGACGACCACCCGGCAGGCGGGCGAATCCGCCTTCACCGCGGGCGCGGACGCCCTGACGGCCCGGTACCGCCGTGACCTCTCGACGGCGCACACGCTGGTCGTCGCGCATCCGAACTGGTGGGGCAAACCACCGGCGATCATGGCGGGCTGGATGGATCCCGTGCTCGCTCCAGGGGTCGTCTACGAACTGCAGAGTGCGGACGGCGAGCCCACGAGCCTGCTACCGCTGCGTCGGCTGGTCGTGCTCAACACCGGTGACACCCCGCTGCAGCGCGAGACCGAGTTCTTCGGCGATCCGCTGGCATCCATCTGGGAACGCTGCGTCGGTGCCTACCTCGGCGACGCGACCGTCGGTCGCCTCTTGGCGACTCCCCTTGGCGGCTCGACGCCGGAGCAGCGTCAGGCCTGGCTGGCAGAGGCGCGTCGGCTGGCGGTGTCAGCCGGCTGA
- a CDS encoding HigA family addiction module antitoxin yields MTDGDLIEPIHPGEILMEDFIEGFGITQNRLAVAIGVPPRRINEIVHGKRGITADTAVRLARYFGTSEEFWMNLQSNYELRLKRRALRDTIAAITPLKVA; encoded by the coding sequence ATCACTGACGGTGATCTGATCGAACCGATCCATCCGGGGGAGATCCTGATGGAGGACTTCATCGAGGGTTTCGGGATCACGCAGAACAGACTGGCCGTCGCCATCGGGGTACCGCCCAGGCGGATCAACGAGATCGTGCACGGCAAGCGTGGAATCACAGCCGACACGGCGGTTCGTCTGGCACGGTACTTCGGGACGTCCGAGGAGTTCTGGATGAACCTGCAGTCGAACTACGAGCTGCGCCTCAAGCGTCGTGCTCTTCGGGACACGATCGCCGCGATCACACCGTTGAAGGTCGCGTGA
- a CDS encoding anaerobic ribonucleoside-triphosphate reductase activating protein produces the protein MSAQRAGGAVDLRVAGMSRLSSVDWPGKLVSTVFLQGCPWDCFYCHNPALIDPRTAGTLPWSKVWQHLTRRVGLLDGVVFSGGEPTMQHALPDAVAAVRGLGFGVGLHTGGAYPSRLESLLPKLDWIGLDIKATSANYEQVVGRPGASDRAWQSLGMIIAEQQRRGDDAPLGLEVRTTVHSAAVDEHDLDELSARLAEAGVRTWALQRFRDTGTRDVLPRVTAPGRRVDLDGVDDDRFEQVIRR, from the coding sequence ATGAGCGCGCAGCGTGCCGGTGGTGCGGTCGATCTGAGGGTGGCAGGGATGTCGCGGCTGTCGAGTGTCGACTGGCCCGGCAAGCTCGTCAGCACGGTGTTCCTGCAGGGATGCCCGTGGGACTGCTTCTACTGCCACAACCCCGCCCTGATCGATCCGCGAACCGCCGGCACGCTGCCGTGGTCGAAGGTGTGGCAGCACCTGACCCGCCGGGTCGGGCTGCTCGACGGCGTCGTGTTCTCCGGCGGCGAGCCGACCATGCAGCACGCGCTGCCCGATGCGGTCGCCGCCGTGCGCGGACTCGGTTTCGGCGTCGGACTGCACACGGGTGGTGCGTATCCGAGCCGTCTCGAGAGCCTGCTGCCGAAGCTGGACTGGATCGGCCTCGACATCAAGGCGACCTCAGCGAACTACGAGCAGGTCGTCGGGCGTCCGGGGGCGAGCGATCGCGCCTGGCAGAGCCTCGGGATGATCATCGCCGAACAGCAGCGTCGCGGTGACGACGCGCCGCTGGGCCTCGAGGTGCGCACGACCGTGCACTCCGCGGCGGTGGACGAGCACGACCTCGACGAGCTGTCGGCACGTCTGGCCGAAGCCGGGGTGCGCACGTGGGCGCTGCAGCGGTTCCGCGACACCGGCACCCGCGATGTGCTCCCCCGCGTTACCGCGCCGGGCCGGCGGGTCGACCTCGACGGCGTCGACGACGACCGGTTCGAGCAGGTCATCCGGCGCTGA
- a CDS encoding type II toxin-antitoxin system RelE/ParE family toxin: protein MIRSFGNKDTERVWHEQYVKRIDRSVQRATLRKLELIHAAKDVDDLRIPPGNRLERLVGDRRGQYSIRVNVQWRICFTWREGGAEVVELVDYH from the coding sequence GTGATCAGGTCGTTCGGGAACAAGGACACCGAGCGCGTCTGGCACGAGCAATACGTCAAGCGCATCGACCGTTCGGTGCAGCGAGCGACCCTGCGGAAGCTCGAACTCATCCACGCGGCGAAAGACGTCGACGACCTCCGGATTCCGCCTGGGAACAGGCTGGAGCGACTGGTCGGCGATCGTCGCGGTCAGTACAGCATCCGCGTGAATGTGCAGTGGCGGATCTGCTTCACCTGGAGAGAGGGAGGTGCCGAGGTTGTCGAACTCGTCGACTATCACTGA
- a CDS encoding GNAT family N-acetyltransferase: MPDQDHVAGIDDDDLVIAAISPDDAGEVMTLQRAAFVSEAQIYGSVDMPPLTQTLEAVRAELTDCAGWTARIGGRLVGAIRGSLDGDLLLIGRIAIAPDMQGEGIGRRLLEVAEQRSGAAAAELFTGSRSEANLRLYESCGYRVSERVPQDDGTEQVFLHKPLRS; this comes from the coding sequence ATGCCGGATCAGGACCACGTCGCAGGGATCGACGATGACGACCTCGTCATCGCCGCGATCTCACCGGATGATGCCGGTGAGGTGATGACGCTGCAGCGGGCCGCGTTCGTCTCAGAGGCGCAGATCTACGGCAGCGTCGACATGCCGCCGCTCACGCAGACCCTCGAGGCCGTCCGCGCCGAGCTGACGGACTGCGCCGGCTGGACCGCGCGCATCGGCGGACGACTGGTGGGAGCGATCCGGGGCAGTCTCGACGGCGACCTGCTGCTCATCGGGCGGATCGCGATCGCCCCCGACATGCAGGGCGAGGGTATCGGACGGCGGCTGCTCGAGGTCGCCGAGCAGCGCAGCGGAGCTGCCGCGGCCGAGCTGTTCACCGGCAGCCGCAGCGAGGCGAACCTGCGGCTGTACGAGTCGTGCGGCTACCGGGTCAGCGAGCGCGTACCGCAGGACGACGGCACTGAGCAGGTGTTCCTGCACAAGCCGCTGCGCAGCTGA
- a CDS encoding Dps family protein: MADKRTAKSSTSAKKSGSAKKTAGAETTDRQNAEKGFTASATLSRDLQAVLVDLIELSLQGKQAHWNVVGRNFRDMHRQLDEIIAAARAFSDDVAERMRALHAVPDGRSATIAGSTTLPEFPAGEVSTTDTVDLITRRLEATVATMRSVHDAVDEEDPTSADILHTIIEKLEQFAWMVSAENRTPEG; encoded by the coding sequence ATGGCAGACAAGCGCACGGCGAAGAGCAGCACGTCCGCGAAGAAGTCCGGATCGGCGAAGAAGACGGCCGGTGCCGAGACGACAGATCGTCAGAACGCCGAGAAGGGCTTCACGGCCTCGGCGACGCTCAGCCGCGACTTGCAGGCGGTGCTCGTCGACCTGATCGAGCTCTCGCTTCAGGGCAAGCAGGCGCACTGGAACGTCGTCGGCCGCAACTTCCGCGACATGCACCGCCAACTCGACGAGATCATCGCGGCGGCACGCGCCTTCAGCGACGATGTCGCAGAGAGGATGCGGGCGCTGCACGCCGTGCCGGATGGACGCAGCGCGACGATCGCGGGATCCACCACGCTGCCCGAGTTCCCCGCCGGCGAGGTGTCGACGACCGACACTGTCGACCTCATCACCCGCCGGCTGGAGGCGACGGTGGCCACCATGCGCTCGGTGCACGATGCCGTCGACGAGGAGGATCCGACCTCGGCGGACATCCTGCACACCATCATCGAGAAGCTCGAGCAGTTCGCCTGGATGGTCAGCGCCGAGAACCGCACGCCCGAGGGCTGA
- a CDS encoding CHRD domain-containing protein, protein MHIVTRAASVTAIALLAVGGAAAASAAPAIPLNNGQETTDAKGGGHGMFSYMIEGDQFCYTLDVTGLTVPAAAAHVHSAPRGEAGPIRIPLSVPNATSFHVEDCTTVSDPAILAGVQADPSGWYVNVHTATYPGGEVRGQLK, encoded by the coding sequence ATGCACATCGTCACGCGCGCCGCATCCGTCACCGCGATCGCGCTGCTCGCCGTCGGCGGTGCCGCCGCCGCGAGCGCCGCACCGGCCATCCCGCTGAACAACGGACAGGAGACGACGGATGCCAAGGGCGGCGGGCACGGAATGTTCAGCTACATGATCGAGGGCGATCAGTTCTGCTACACCCTCGACGTCACCGGCCTGACCGTCCCTGCGGCCGCCGCACACGTGCACAGCGCTCCGCGCGGCGAGGCCGGCCCGATCCGCATCCCGCTCAGCGTGCCGAACGCCACGTCGTTCCACGTCGAGGACTGCACCACGGTCTCGGATCCCGCGATCCTCGCCGGCGTGCAGGCTGACCCGAGCGGCTGGTACGTCAACGTGCACACCGCGACGTACCCGGGCGGAGAGGTGCGCGGGCAGCTCAAGTGA